From the genome of Arthrobacter sp. SLBN-122:
ACCAGGACCTGCGACACGAGTGCGTCGGCACGGATCTGGTCTTCCAGCAACGCGGGGATGACGTTCTTGCCGCCGGCGGTGACGATGATTTCCTTCTTGCGGCCGGTGATCCAGACAAAGCCATCGTCGTCCACCCTGCCGATGTCACCGGTGTGGAACCAGCCATCGGTGAACGCCTCAGCCGTGAGGTCTTCCCGCCGGTAGTAGCCCCGCATGACGCAGACTCCCTTGGCGAGGATCTCGCCGTCGTCGGCAATCTTCACGGCGTTCCCCGGCAGGGGCTTGCCCACTGAGCCGATCTTGATCCTTGACGGGGTGTTGACCGTGATGGGTGCCGTGGTTTCGGTGAGGCCGTACCCCTCCAGCACCTGCAGTCCGATGCCCTGGAAGAAGTGTCCCAGCCGCTCGCCGAGGGGGCCGCCGCCGGACACAGCGTGGGCAACGTGCCCGCCCATGGCGGCGCGCAGCTTGCCGTACACCAGTTTGTCGAAGAGGGCGTGCCGGAGCTTCAGTCCCAACCCCACCCGTCCATCCTGGCGGGCTTTGGAAAACGCGATGGCAGTTTCGGTGGCGCGGTGGAAAATGGCGCCCTTGCCCCCGTCCTCTGCCTTGGTCAACGCTGAGTTGTAGACCTTTTCGAAGACCCTGGGCACCGCCAGGATGAAGGTCGGCTCGTAGCTTTGCAGGTCTGCCAGGAGGTTCTTGATGTCGGGGGTGTGGGCCACGGTGGTTCCGGCGGCCATGGCCAGCACCGAGATAAAGCGGGCAAACACGTGCGCCAACGGGAGGAACATGATGGTCTTGGCGTTCTCGTGGACAATGTCGCCGATAATGGCCAGTGCGTTGTCCGAGAGTTCAACGAAGTTTCCATGCGTGAGTTCACAGCCCTTGGGACGTCCGGTAGTTCCGGACGTGTAAATGATTGTGGCAACGTCATGGAGGCCGGCTGCACTTCTGCGTGACTCCAATTCTTCGTCACTGACGTCGCGGCCTGCCTCGCGGAGGCTGTCCAGGCCGTGGCCCTCGAGCTGCCACACATGCTGCACCGCCGTAAGTCCTTCGGCTGTGACGGCCTGGCGGATGACGTTCTCGTGGTGGGCGGACTCGCCGAAGGCGGCCACCGCGCCCGAATCGCCCAGGTTCCAGGCGACCTGGGAAGGGGAGGAGGTTTCGTAAATGGGCACCGACACCGCCCCGGCGAACCAGATGGAGAAGTCCACGAGAGCCCACTCGTAACGGGTCCGGGACATGATGCCCACGCGGTCACCTGCACCGACTCCGCTGGCGATAAGCCCCTTGGCCAGTGCCTTCACGTCGGCAAGGAACTCGGTGGCAGGCACATCACGCCACGTGCCTGCGGCGTCCAGCCGCGAAAACAGTGCCGGGTTGCCGGGCTTGGCCGCCTGCCGCAACACCAGATCGGTGATGTTGGTTTCGGGTGGGACAACAACCAGGGGCGGAACACTGAATTCGCGCACTATAGCTCCTTTGATATCTGAAGTCCCGCGCAGGGGTTTGCCTAAAGACTAGTACCCCTGCCGGAACTGTGCAGTACACAAACCTACTGGCGAGTAACTTAGTCGTCAATGGGAGCGGCATGCGGGACGTATATGTCAAGACAATCCTTCCGCCCGCCTAGAATGGTGCACTATGTACGGACCCTTGTCCGGCGATCAGGCCGGCCCCCTCAAAAGACCAGCGCCGTGGCGCCGCCGTCCCGCTTCGTACCGTGCCGGGCAGCTGCACGGCGGCGTCGGCGGACACCTTCGCCTTGGCCGCAAGGGACTTGCCATCGGGATCGACATCGGGGGAACGAAGGTGGCCGCCGGCGTGGTGGACGCCGAAGGCAGGATCCTCAATGAGGCACGGCGTTCCACCCCGGGAACGGATCCACGGGCAGTGGAGCAGGTCATCGTGGAACTGGTGGAGGAGCTGGGCCGGGGGCACCGCATCTGGTCAGTGGGCATCGGTGCTGCGGGGTGGATGGACCTGGCCGGTGGAACCGTGCTTTTCAGCCCGCACCTTGCCTGGCGCAATGAACCGCTGCGCGAGAACCTCCAGCGGCTCCTGCGCCGTCCGGTGCTGCTGACCAACGACGCCGATGCTGCGGCCTGGGCCGAGTGGCGCTTCGGCGCGGGGCAGGGGGAGGACCGGCTGGTTTGCATCACGCTGGGCACCGGCATCGGGGGTGCCATGGTGATGGACGGCAGGGTGGAACGTGGCCGGTTCGGCGTGGCAGGGGAGTTCGGCCACCAGATCATCGTGCCCGGCGGCCACCGGTGCGAGTGCGGCAACCGCGGATGCTGGGAACAGTACGCGTCCGGCAACGCCCTGGGCCGGGAAGCCAGGCTCCTCGCCCGGTCCAATTCGCCGATGGCGCAGGACCTGCTGGCAGCCGTGGGCGGACATCCCGACGCCATCACCGGAGCGGTCGTCACCGAACTGGCCCTGGCCGGAGATCCCGCGTCACGGGAGCTGATCGAGGAAGTAGGCGAATGGCTGGGCCTGGGGCTGGCCAACCTGGCGGCCGCGCTGGACCCGGGCCTCTTCGTGATCGGTGGCGGCCTCTGCTCAGCCGGTGACCTGCTGGTGGAGCCGGCCCGCAAAGCGTTCGCCCGGAACCTGACGGGCCGCGGCTTCCGCCCGGCCGCAGGAATAGAGCTGGCCGCACTTGGCCCCAACGCTGGGCTCATCGGCGCCGCAGATCTGTCGCGGGTCAGCAGCCGCGTCCGCAATTGACGACGGCGGCAGGTCGGCGGGAAGGACGCTAAACCCTTGCGCCGTCGTCGTCCCCGTTCTTCTCCTCCGGCAGTTTCATGATCAGGTACACGGTTCCAAGCACGAACGCGGCAACAAGGCCGACGATGGCCAGCAGGGGCGCAGCGCGCCAGAACATCGCCGACAGCAGCAGTGCCACCGGTCCGCCCACCGCGCCAAGCCAGGCCAGCATGGTCAGGGGATCGGTGCCGGCCAGGCTGGGCGGCTCCTCCGGCACGAACTCCTCGCCGCCGTCGTCCACCTCATAGTCCCGCGGTCCCTCCGGGGATTCCTGCGCGGCATCCTGCCCGCCCAATGCCGCCTGGCGCTGCGCCGCGGACAGTTCGGCGGGCGGTGCCCCCGCCAGGCCCAGGGGGTCGAAATCGCGGAAGGCGGACTGCGCCGGCTTTTCCGGTGCGGCGGGTTCCGTCTCCGCCGGCAACTTTTCCCCGGGTGCCGGGGAATCGGGGCGAAGGGCCACCGTGTCCGATTCGAGCCGTGCCACCAGGTCCAGCCACACGGCGTCGTCCTGGTTGGCGCCCTGGTCCGGCTGCTCGGAATCAGGCCTGTTCACTGCGGACCTCCCGTCCCGGTCCCGGCGGCCCGGACTCCAGCATGCGCCGGACAAAGTCCACCGACCCTTCAAAGATACGGTCGGCGTCATTATCAAGGGTGGCGACGTGGTAGCTGTTCTCAAGCCGGACCACTTCCAGGGGAGCGTTGGCCAGCCCGCGCCGCAGGACATCCATGCTGGCGTCGGACACCACGTGGTCCACAGTTGAGCGGTACACCTGGACAGGCGCTGTAACGCGGGGGAGGAGCCGGACGGTGTCCTTGAACATCTTGTTGAGCTCGTGGGCTGCGGCCACAGGGGTGCGGGCATACGCGCCCTCGTCCACCCCGGCTTTGAGGATGTCATTGCCAATGGACGGGGTGCTCCTCAGGACCAGCTTGAGGAGTCCGGCCAGCGATGCGCGGGGATCATCAATTACCAGGCCTGGATTAACCAGGAGCACCCCCGCGACGGGGCGGGTAGCGGCTAGGCGCAGGGCCAGCGCCCCGCCCATGCTCAGTCCTGCCGCGAAGACCTGGTCGCACTCGGCGTCCAGTTCCAGGAAAGCGTCGTCCAGGGCGCCGTGCCATTGCTGCCAGCGGGTCCGCGCAAGGTCCTGCCAGCTGGTCCCGTGGCCGGGCAACAGCGGCATCCGGACGGCGAATCCGGCCGCGGCGAATGCCATGGCCCAGGCGCGCAGGCCGTGGGGGCTTCCCGTGAAGCCATGGGAGAGGACAACGCCGGTGCGGGCCCCCTCGCCGCTGAAGGCGCTGCTGAAGGGGCTGTGGTCCGGGCCGGACGTCATGTCGTCTCCAAGCTGCTGGTTCGGCGGGCGTGGGCGGCGACGAAATCTGCCGACCCGGCGAAAATTGCGGGCGCGTCAACGTCCAGAGTAGCCACATGTCCGCTGCTGGCAAGGCCGATCACTTCCGCGAGGTTCCCGCCCAGCCCTCTGCGCAGCAGCGCCAGCGACGTAGGCGGAACAACGGCATCGGTGCGCGACTTGAAGACCTGCACGGGGGCGTCCACGCGGGGCAGTCCGCGCACTGCTGCTCCGAAGAGTTTCTTGAGCTCATGCACGGCAGCAAGCGGTGTCAGTGAATAGTCGCCGTCGTCGGTCGCTGGTGCCCCGGTCTGGTCCTCCTGGATCGGGACGGTGGTCCGCTGGAAGTACTTAAGGAGGCCGATGACCCGCACCCGCCGGTCATAAAAGCTCAGGCCCGGGTTGACCACGCTCACCCCTGCGACCGGGTGGCGGGACGCGGCCAGCAGTGCGATGGCACCGCCCATGGACAGGCCGGCGGTGAAGCAGGTGTCGGTCCGCCCTGCCAGCTCGAGGAATGACTCCTCGTAGCTGCGGTACCAGTCCTTCCAGCCGGTCCGGGCAAGCTGGCGCCAGTCCGTGCCGTGGCCGGGCAGGAGGGGGACGGACACGGCATACCCAAGCTCCGCCAGGTGCTGCGCCCACGGCATGATGCTCAGCGGGCTGCCGGTGAATCCGTGGCAGATGGCCACTCCGGTGCGTGCATTGGCGCCGTGGCCTGGATAGCTGAAAGCGGCTGGACGGGACGGGGTGCTGCTTTCAGTCATGACTCCATCGTGTCACTGTTCCAGCCAAATCTCACTAGAGTAGGGTTGCATTGAATCGCTGGCCAGGCCCGATGCAGGGCTTGGGGGCTGCCTTCCGGAGAGGTTCACCACGTGTTCTATTGGGTCATGAAAAGGATCTTCCTCGGTCCGGTGATCAAGCTGCTGTTCCGGCCGTGGGTCAAGGGCCTGGACAACATTCCGGCGCAGGGGGCCGCCATCATCGCCTCCAACCACCTGTCGTTTTCCGACTCAATCTTCATGCCGCTCATGGTGCGCCGGCCCGTGGTCTTCCTGGCAAAGTCGGAATACTTCACGGGTACGGGAATCAAGGGCAGGCTGACGGCCGCGTTCTTCCGCCTCACCAACCAGCTGCCCATGGACCGGTCCGGAGGCGCTGCCTCCGCCGCATCCCTGAACGCCGGCATGGAAGTCCTCAATGCAGGCGGCCTGCTGGGCATCTACCCCGAGGGCACCCGCAGCCCCGACGCGCGCTTGTACCGGGGCAAAGTGGGCGTGGCCAGGCTGGCCCTGGAGGCGGGTGTCCCGGTGATTCCGGTTGCCATGATCGGCACGGACAAGGTGCAGCCCATCGGCAAGCGGCTGCCCAACATCCGCAGGATCGGGATGATTTTCGGTGAACCGCTGGACTTCAGCCAATACCGGGAGCAGGCGGAGGACAGGACAGTCCAGCGCCAGGTCACCGACGACATCATGACCCACCTGATGAAACTGTCCGGGCAGGAATACGTGGACGAATACGCCGCCGTGGTGAAGCTCCGGCTCGCCGGCAAGCATGGAGAACCCGTGGCCGTTGCCGAGCCTCTTGCCATCCCCGTGGCGTCCGAAGGCAGGTTTGTCCAGGACCCCGGGTCCGGCAGTCCGGCCGCCACGCGCTCCGGTGCCGGGGACGGCGCCGTGGAGGACGACGCCGGCACGTCAGCGGCGGGCTAGCGGAACCTTCGGCAGGACGCGCCACGGTTGTGACGGCGACAGCGGGCAGCGTGACGGCCCTGTGCCCGGCGGTGCCGCCCTGCCGTTAGTCTTAGAGGGTGACTGAGCTATCTGCAAAACCCGCCTTTTCGCTGTCCAGCACCGCCCAGAGCGGAGCCGCCAACTATCCCGGACTGGACCACTGGCGGGACCTTCCCATCTCCCAGCAGCCCAGCTGGCAGGACCGGGATGTTTTCGAGGCGTCGGTAAAGGAACTGTCCGCCCTCCCGCCGCTGGTGTTCGCCGGCGAAGTGGACGTGCTGCGTGAGCGCCTGGCTGCTGCTGCCCAGGGCAAGGCGTTCCTGCTGCAGGGCGGTGACTGCGCTGAAACCTTCGAGGCCGCCACGGCTGACAAGATCAGCGCCCGGGTCAAGACCATCCTCCAGATGGCGGTGGTGCTCACCTACGGCGCAGCGATGCCCGTCATCAAGATGGGCCGGATGGCGGGCCAGTTCGCCAAGCCCCGCTCCTCCAATGACGAAACCCGTAACGGGGTTACCCTGCCCGCCTACCGAGGCGACATCGTCAACGGCTACGACTTCACCCCCGAGTCACGCGGGCACGACGCATCCAGGATGCTGCGCGCCTACCACACCTCCGCCTCCACACTGAACCTGATCCGGGCCTTCACGCAGGGTGGTTTTGCGGATCTGCGTTCCGTGCACCAGTGGAACAAGGGCTTCACCGAAAATCCTGCCCACGCCCGCTACGAGTCGCTGGCGCGGGACATCGACCGGGCCATCAAGTTCATGGCGTCCTGCGGCGCCGATTTCGAAGCACTCAAGCGGGTGGAGTTCTTCGCAAGCCACGAGGCCCTGCTGCTCGATTACGAACGCGCGCTGACCCGCATCGACTCCCGCACCGGCTTCCCCTACGACACCTCAGCGCACTTCCTCTGGATCGGGGAGCGCACCCGCGAGCTGGACCACGCCCACGTTGATTTCCTGTCACGGGTGCGCAACCCCATCGGCGTCAAGCTCGGGCCGTCCACCACCGGTGATGACGCCCTCCGCCTCATCGACAAGCTGGACCCGGAGCGCGAACCCGGCCGGCTTACCTTCATCACCCGCATGGGTGCCGGAAACATCCGCGAAAAGCTGCCGGCCGTCGTCGAAAAGGTCACCGCTTCCGGCGCCCAGGTCCTCTGGGTCACGGACCCCATGCACGGCAACACCGTCACGTCGCCCAACGGTTACAAGACGCGCAATTTCGACGACGTCATTGACGAGGTGCGCGGCTTCTTCGAGGTGCACCACGGGCTGGGGACCGTGCCGGGCGGCCTGCACGTCGAGATGACCGGTGACGACGTCGCCGAGTGCCTGGGCGGCGCGGACCCGATCGACCAGGAGGCCTTCCTGGACCGCTACGAGTCGGTCTGCGATCCCCGCCTGAACCACATGCAGTCGCTTGAGATGGCGTTCCTGGTGGCCGGCGCCCTCGCCAAGCACTAGGACCTGAGCAACCACCAGGAATAGGGTGGGCCGGCGGCGCCGGCCCACCCTCTTCGCGTTAAGCGGGTTACACCACCGTGATGGTGATGACGGAGCCTTCCGGAACTTCTTTGTTCACCGGTGACTGGTCCCGGACCGTGCCGAAGAAGCCGCCCAGGATGTTGTTCACGCGGACCTCGAAGCCCAGGGCTTCCAGTGCCTTGCGGGCGTCGGCTGCCTGCTTGCCGATGTAGCTTGGCACCGCCACCATCTTGGGGCCCTTGGAAATGGTCAGGGTGACAGTGCCGCCACGGGTCAGGGTTCCGTTGGCAGGGGACTGGCTAACGACGGCCCCCGCCGGGATCTTGCGGTCGAATACTTTGTCCGGGGCGACTTCTGCCGTAAGCCCTGCTGCCTTGACCGCGGCCACGGCGTCATCCGCGGACTTCCCGACCACAGAGGGGACCGGGATGGGCTGTGGGCCCTTGGAAACGACAATCGCCACGGGCGTGCCGTGCCGGGCAGGGGTGCCGGCAGCAGGTTCCTGCGACAGCACGGTGCCCGCTGCTGCCTTCTCGTCGAACTGTTCCGTGACAGTGCCCAATGCCATCTGGTCGGCGTTAAGGGAGTTCTTTGCCTCTGCCAGTGTTCCACCGGTGAGTTTGGGCAAGGGGAAGAGCTGCGGACCCTTTGAAACCAGCAGGGAGACGGGCTGGAACTTCCGGATTTCCGTCCCGGCAGCGGGATCCGTGCCTACCACCAGTCCTGTGGGCACCTGGTCGTCGAAAACGTCGCTCGTGGTGGACCGGAAGCCCACCCCTCCCAGCAACTGCTGGGCCTGCGCCACCGTCTTGTTGGCCACAGCCGGTATGGCGGCAGCAGCCCCCGGGCCCATTCCGAAGAACCATCCGGCACCCGTGGCCAGGAGTGCAGCGATGATGAGGACCAGGACCCACAGGACACCACGGCGGCGGGGATTTCCTTCATGCAGCGTACGCGCCGGCGTGGCGGCGGCCAGGGCACGAAGCTTCTCGCCTTCCTTGTCCGCCCGGCGCTGGGCCCGTTTGCCCAGCCGCGGCGGCGGGGGAGACCATGCGCTGTCGGCATCGTCGTCGTCGGGCAATGCCAGCCCCGGACGCTGCCGGTAGTCTGCCTGGGCGGCAGGGCCTGCCGCTCCCGGCCGGACCGGTGCCTCCGGCCGCCGTCCGGGCGGGTAGGCAGGCGCGGGCCGGGAAGGAGGCATCAGAGTCGTGGGGTTGTTGCCGCGGGCCAGGACCTCTGTTTGGTGCTGGGAAGCGGCGGCAGTGGCGGCAGGAGGCTGCAGGTCCAGTTCGGCATCAGTGAGGTTGGTCCGGATGTGGCGCAGTTCCTGCAGCAGCGCGCTGCCGTCCACCGGGCGTTTCTCCGGATCATTGGCAGTACACCACTGCACCAGTTCGTCCACTTCCCCGGCGAGCCCAGGCACCAGGGCCGATGGCGGGCCCACCGTTCCGTTGACGTGCTGGTAGGCCACCTGGATGGGCACTTCACCCTCGAACGGCTGCCTGCCGGTCAACATCTCGTACAGCATGATGCCCACGGAATAGACGTCGCTGCGCGCATCCGCCGGCTTCCCAAGCACCAGTTCCGGCGAGATATAGGCAACGGTTCCGATCAGTGCCCCCGTGCTGGTTGAGCTGGTGACGGCACGCGCCAGGCCAAAGTCACCAATCTTAATTCTGCCGTCATCGGCGATCAGGACGTTTTCGGGCTTCACATCACGGTGGATGAAACCCGCGGCGTGTGCTGCACCCAGCCCCTCCACCACGGGATCGACCAGCGCCAGCGCCAGCCGGGGCGGCAGGGCACCCCTGTCCCTGATGACGTCCCTTAGCGTGTGGCCCTTGATGTACTCCATGACGAGGTAGGCGGTGGTGCCGTCGTTGCCCTGGTCCAGGACACCCACCACGTGCGGATGGGACAACCGGGCGGCAGCCTTCGCCTCCCGGCCCAGCCGGTCCAGGAAGTTTTCGTCCGCAGCGAGGTGGGGGTGCAACACCTTCAGCGCCACTTCGCGGTCCAGCCGCTGGTCTACGGCCAGGTAGACAGTGGACATTCCGCCGCGGGCAAGCCTGGAGGTGACTGCATAGCGGTTGTCCACCAGCGTCCCTGCAACTGGGTCTGACACGTGTTCCTGCACCTTACGATCCTAATCCCGCAGCAAAACGGCGTCCGACACGAAAACGGGTCCGAACCGGTAACGGTTCGGACCCGCGCTCAGGAACCGGCCAGTGGCCAGGTTCAGCTGAAGTTCTTCTGGTGTGCCTTGATGGCGGCGAGGTAGGCCTTGGTGTCGTCGTACATGCCGTACTTGCTCACTGAGTACTGGCCCTGGTAGTAACCCGCAATAGCGGTGTCCTGGTCCTTGCTGGTTGCCAGCAGCTGCCGGATGATGGCGACGCCGGCCGTGGCGTTGTCGTACGGGTCCAGGAGGTTCAGCTTCCGTCCCACCAGGTCCGACGCCCACTGCCCGGAACTCGGGATGACCTGCATGGTGCCGATGGCGTTGGCCGGTGACACGGCACGCTGGTTGAAACCCGACTCCTGGAAGGCGAAGGCAAGGGCCAGGGAAGGATCCACCCCCATCCGGCGTGCGGTGTCCGTCACGATGTTCTTCATTTCCTCCCGGGAGGGAACGGGCGAGGCATTCAGCAGTGCCTTGTTTTCATTCGCCGAGCTGACCACGGCGGCCGGGTAGCTGAAACCCAGGAAGGAGCTCGGGACCAGGGGAGCGGCGGGAGCCTGCGGCGCGGCAGGAGCCGGCTGGGCGGACGCGCCCGGAATCACCAGCTTGCTGCCGGGGTAGATGATGCTGGTCATGCCCAGCTTGTTCGCGGAGAGCAGGTCCGCGAGCTTCACGCCGTTCCGGGAAGCAATCGCCGAGAGCGTGTCGCCGGCTTTGATCGTGTAGGAACCCGTTGCCGGTGCTGAGGTGGCTGCGAGCGGCGCCGGCGCGGCGGGGGCGGGGGCTGCGGGGGCAGGGGCAGGGTCGCCGCCCCCCACCTTGATCTTCTGCCCCGGGTAGATGATGGAGCGCATGGAGAGGTTGTTCCAGGCGAAGACGTCGGACAGGGCCACGTTGTGCTTTGCAGCGATGGCACCCAGGGTGTCGCCCGGTTTCACCGTGTAGGTTGCCCCGCCTGCTGGGGAAGGAGCTGCCGGGGCAGCCGCCGGGGCAGGAGCGGGCGCAGGGGCAGCCGGGGCCGAGCCGGACAGCTTGAGTTTCTGGCCGGGGTAAATGATGGTGTTCGCCTGGAGGTTGTTCAGCTTAAGGATTTCCCCGGTTTCGAGGCCGAAGCGGCCGGCGATGGCGCTGACCGTGTCGCCGCGGACAATCGTGTACTCCGCGGGAGCCGCCGGCTGCGCGGGCTGGAAGGCCGCCGGAATGGTGGTGGAGACAACAGCAGCGGGGATCACTGCTCCCGCCGCCTTTGCTGCAGCCTGGGCCTTCATTGCTGCTGCAAGGCTGCTGGGGATGTTCCGGGCCGGCTGCTGTGCGGCGGCAGGCTGGGCAAGGGCCAATGATGACAATACGACCGCTGGCAGTGCCGCAGTGGTGGCGGCAATCATGGGCAGACTCGGCTTGGGGGGCTGCTTGGGCGAGCGGGACGTCGTCATCGGAAGGAATCCTCTTCTCAACTGCGGGGTGCGGACGCGGGCGGGGATGCCGCTGTCAATCTTGATACTACTGTGACTTAAGTTATTACTGTTACAAGTGTGATGAATGTGAATCTCTCACAAATTTCGGATTAGCACAAGAATTTTCGGATTCCGCGTAAGGCCGTCTTTATGGGAGTGTCCGCAGGCCAGGGGCGGAATGAATTGCCCCGACTAGGCGCGGGGGTGCGCCGCGTGGCAACCTTGATCCGTGAATAATGTAGAAAACCTGGTGGGCGAGTGGTTGCCGCTGCCCGACGTAGCCCGTTTATTGGATGTTTCCGTCACCAAGGTCCACAGCCTGATCGATGAACACGCCCTCGCGGCATTGCGCGTTGGGGAACGGAAGATCCGGTCGGTTCCCGCGGAATTCATCCAGGACGGCCAGGTAGTGGACAGCCTCAAGGGGACCATCGTGGTGCTGGCAGATGCCGGCTATTCGGACGAAGACCTTATCGTGTGGCTTTTTACCGCCGACGAGTCACTGCGCGGCCGCCCTATTGATGCCCTCCGGGAAGGCCGCAAGACCGAAATCCGGCGCAGGGCCCAGACCTTGGCCTGGTAACCGCCGGTTTCAGGAGGCTCGGCTGACGGTCGCTTCAGCCAGCCTCCGCAGGGCATTCTTGGGCAACTCTTCCAATTCAAGCCCGTCAAGGGCATCAAATGCTGCCGAGCCGAATTCATTAATAAGGACTTCGGTGGCCTGCAGAGCCCCGGAATCCTCGATAATCCGGCGGATTTCGACGATGTCGGATTCGGACAGGTCCGGCCTGCCGAGGCTGGCATCAATGAAGGCGGACTCTTCCGGCGAAGCCTGGTCCAGCGCCAGGGCCACCAGAACGGTCCGCTTCCCTTCACGCAAATCGTCGCCGGCCGGCTTGCCTGTGGTGAGCGGATCCCCGAACACGCCCAGGACGTCGTCGCGGAGCTGGAACGCTTCGCCGAGCGGCAGGGCGAACGAGGAGTAGCCGCGGAGCAGGTCATTGGACGCGCCGGCCAGGGCTCCGCCCAACGCCAGTGGGTGCTCTGTGGAGTACTTGGCGCTCTTGAACCTGATGATGGACTGTGCCCTGCCAACGGCCCCCGCGCGGTCCCGGACCGGACCGGCCACTTCTTCCAGGATGTCCAGGTACTGTCCGGCCATGACCTCGGCGCGCATCAGGTTAAAGATCAGCCTGGCCCTGCTTCCGGATGCCGCCCGCTCGCCGATATCGGTGAACGCCTCCTCGCTGAAGGACAGGCAAAGGTCCCCCGCCAGGATGGCGGCCGCCTGGCCAAACCGTTCGCTGTCCAGTGCCCAGCCCTGTGAAGTATGCAGCTGGCTGAAGCGGCGGTGGACGCTGGGGCCGCCCCGCCGGGTGTCCGAACGGTCGATGATGTCGTCGTGGATCAGGGCGGCGGCCTGGAACAGCTCAAGCGCCGCACCGGCCGTGACCACCTGGCTGGCCCCGGCCTCCCCGCCGGCACCCCGCCAACCCCAGTAGCACATCAGGGCACGCAGTCGTTTGCCGCCCGTCACCAAGTTCGAAATTGATCCCATGATGGGCTCAATATCCGGGGAAATGCCGGACATGACCGACTGGCGTGCTGTGAGGAAGCTGGTCAGCTCGCCGGCAACCCCGGCCACGAAATCAGCCTGTTCATTCCGCAACTGCTCTGCGGCGGTCACTTGGCGGACTCAACTGCCACGTTGGCACCGATGGTGAAAGTGGAAACACCCGCGGCCTCGACCACGGAGAGG
Proteins encoded in this window:
- a CDS encoding lytic transglycosylase domain-containing protein; its protein translation is MTTSRSPKQPPKPSLPMIAATTAALPAVVLSSLALAQPAAAQQPARNIPSSLAAAMKAQAAAKAAGAVIPAAVVSTTIPAAFQPAQPAAPAEYTIVRGDTVSAIAGRFGLETGEILKLNNLQANTIIYPGQKLKLSGSAPAAPAPAPAPAAAPAAPSPAGGATYTVKPGDTLGAIAAKHNVALSDVFAWNNLSMRSIIYPGQKIKVGGGDPAPAPAAPAPAAPAPLAATSAPATGSYTIKAGDTLSAIASRNGVKLADLLSANKLGMTSIIYPGSKLVIPGASAQPAPAAPQAPAAPLVPSSFLGFSYPAAVVSSANENKALLNASPVPSREEMKNIVTDTARRMGVDPSLALAFAFQESGFNQRAVSPANAIGTMQVIPSSGQWASDLVGRKLNLLDPYDNATAGVAIIRQLLATSKDQDTAIAGYYQGQYSVSKYGMYDDTKAYLAAIKAHQKNFS
- a CDS encoding Rv2175c family DNA-binding protein, with protein sequence MNNVENLVGEWLPLPDVARLLDVSVTKVHSLIDEHALAALRVGERKIRSVPAEFIQDGQVVDSLKGTIVVLADAGYSDEDLIVWLFTADESLRGRPIDALREGRKTEIRRRAQTLAW
- a CDS encoding polyprenyl synthetase family protein, coding for MTAAEQLRNEQADFVAGVAGELTSFLTARQSVMSGISPDIEPIMGSISNLVTGGKRLRALMCYWGWRGAGGEAGASQVVTAGAALELFQAAALIHDDIIDRSDTRRGGPSVHRRFSQLHTSQGWALDSERFGQAAAILAGDLCLSFSEEAFTDIGERAASGSRARLIFNLMRAEVMAGQYLDILEEVAGPVRDRAGAVGRAQSIIRFKSAKYSTEHPLALGGALAGASNDLLRGYSSFALPLGEAFQLRDDVLGVFGDPLTTGKPAGDDLREGKRTVLVALALDQASPEESAFIDASLGRPDLSESDIVEIRRIIEDSGALQATEVLINEFGSAAFDALDGLELEELPKNALRRLAEATVSRAS